The following nucleotide sequence is from Streptomyces leeuwenhoekii.
GGGCTCGGTGAACAGCCCCGCGCCGAAGAGGGAGAGCGTCTGGGTCTCGAGCGCGAAGCCGAGGGGGGCGTCGGCCATGAGCAGCCCGTACGACTCGAACGGGTAGCGGCCGACCTTGCTCTCCATCCAGGAGATGTGCCCCGCGGTCCTGGCCGCCCACGGTTCGGCGGCGGCACGGTACCTGGCGGGCACGACGTCCCGCAGCGGCAGTCCGTGCGGGCCGGTGCGGCGCAGCACCGCGGAACGGCCGATGGAGACCTGGGCGAGCTCGGTGGCCATGGGGTGCCGGGTCCGGTACGTCCAGGTCGCGGACCCGTTCGCCCGCTCCACCCCGGCGGCCAGGCCGTTGGCGACGGCGGTGTGGCCGTCGGGCGCGGTGACCCGGATGGTGAACCGGGCCTTGTCGAAGGGGTGGTCGTTGCACGGGAACACCAGGTGGGCGGCGTCGGCCTGGTTGGCCATGACGAGCCCGTCCGCGGTGCGCACCCAGCCGCCGTCCCGTCCCTTCGGGGACACGGGGTCGCTGGTGTGCCGCACGGTGATCCGCGTCCGCGCGCCCTTGGGCAGCGGCTTCCCGGGCGTGATCACGAGGTCCTCGCCGGCGCCGGCGAACGCCGCGGGTCTGCCGTCGACCTCGACCGAGCCGACCTTGCCGTGCGCGAAGTCGAGGTTGATCCGTTCCAGGCGGGCCGTCGTCCGGGCGTCGATCGTGGTGACGGCCCGCAGCGGCTCGCTGTTCCTGCCGGAGTAGGTGAAGGCCAGGTCGTACGAGGCCACGTCGTATCCGGGGTTGCCCAGGTGCGGGAAGAGGCGGTCGCCGACGCCCAGCGGGACCGCGGGGGCGCTCGCGGCGACCAGGCCGAGAGAGGCGGCGGAGGCGAGCAGCGCCGTCGCCCGGTACCGGCGCGGGACCATGGCGCGTCCGCGTCCGGCGGGGGGACGGCCGGTGGAGGTGTGGGGAGTGTGCAGCATGCCCCACGGCTATCAGCGCGGGTGCGCGGTCCGGCGGCGGCGCGCGCCCGGCGCACCCGAACGGGTAAGGCCACGCCGCGCGCCCGGCGCACGCCGAGGCGTGTGGCGGGCGGGGCGGCGTTCGCCGGTCAGGCGCCCGGGGGCTGCGGCTGGGCCCGGCTCACGTCGAAGACACCGGCCACGTTGCGCATCGCGCGCATCAGGGCGGGCAGGTGGGCGGCGTCCGGCAACTGGACGGTGTACGTGTGGCGGACGCGCTGCCGGTCCGGGGGCTCGACGGTGGCGGAGACGATCTCGGCGCCTTCCACCGCCATGGCCTCGGTCAGATCCGCCAGCAGATGCGGACGGACGAACGATTCCGCGAGCAGGGTGACCCGGCACTCGGTGGTGTCGCCCCAGCGCACCCCCACCTCGGGGCGCCCCGCGCTCTTCATGCGCGCGACCGCGGCGCACCCCACGCGGTGCACGGTGACCACCCCGCCGCGGACGGCGAATCCGGCGATCTCGTCGGGCGGCACGGGCGTGCAGCAGCCGGCCAGCCGCACCGAGGCGCCCGGGCGGTCGACGAGGACGTCGGCGGCGGGACGGGCGGCACTCGGGCCGGTGGCGGGCGCGTCGGCGCTGCCGGGACGGGCAATCGCCGCCGGTTCGCCCGCGTCCGCCGCCTCGGCGGCTCCGTGGCCCGGGTGCGCCGCCAGCCATCGCTGGATGGCGATCCGGGCGGCGGGGGTGTGCGCGTGCTCCAGCCAAGCGCTGGAGGGCTCGGAGGCCGGGTCCTGGCCCATGAGCAGTTGGACGGTGTCGCCGTCCCTGAGCACGGTGCTCAGTGTGGCCAGCCGTCCGTTGACACGGGCGCCCATGCACGCGTGCGCGTCGTCGCCGTACTGCGCGTACGCCGCGTCCACGCAGCTCGCGCCCTCGGGCAGGCTCAGGGCGCCGCCGTCGGGCCGGAAGACGGTGATCTCCCGGTCCTGGGCGAGGTCCTCCCGGAGGGTGGACCAGAAGGTGTCGGGGTCGGGGGCGCCGCGCTGCCATTCGAGGAGGCGGGAGAGCCAGCCGGGGCGGGTGGGGTCGGCGCGCTCGCCGTCCGCGGGGTCGTCGGACGCCGGGGCGTAGGGGTTCCCGAGGGCGACGACCCCGGCCTCGGCGACCTTGTGCATCTGGTGGGTGCGGATGAGGACTTCGACGACCTGTCCGTCGGCGGCGGTGACCGCGGTGTGCAGCGACTGGTACAGGTTGAACTTGGGTACGGCGATGAAGTCCTTGAACTCCGAGACGACCGGCGTCATACAGGTGTGGAGTTCGCCGAGGACGGCGTAGCAGTCCGCGTCCTCGTTCACCAGCACGAGCAGGCGGCCGAAGTCGGCGCCGCGCAGCGGGCCGCGTTTGCGGGCCACCCGGTGCACGGAGACGAAGTGGCGGGGCCGGATGAGGACGTCGGCCGGGAGATCGGCCTCGCGCAGGACGGCGCGCACGGCGTCGGCGGTCCCGGCGAGCGGGTCGTCGGCGCGGGCGGCGTTCTCGGCGATCAGCTCGCGCGTGAAC
It contains:
- a CDS encoding RelA/SpoT family protein, which gives rise to MNAEATNPATPGPVMPTVTGAATVPRRKARPRLDLRRLGRAALLGPAARGRLPDAIGHVVDAHRAHHPDADLEPLRRAYLLAESSHRGQMRKSGEPYITHPLAVTLILAELGAETTTLTASLLHDTVEDTEVTLDQVREQFGEEVRFLVDGVTKLEKVDYGAAAEPETFRKMLVATGNDVRVMSIKLADRLHNMRTLGVMRREKQERIAKVTRDVLIPLAERLGVQALKTELEDLVFAVLHPAEYAFTRELIAENAARADDPLAGTADAVRAVLREADLPADVLIRPRHFVSVHRVARKRGPLRGADFGRLLVLVNEDADCYAVLGELHTCMTPVVSEFKDFIAVPKFNLYQSLHTAVTAADGQVVEVLIRTHQMHKVAEAGVVALGNPYAPASDDPADGERADPTRPGWLSRLLEWQRGAPDPDTFWSTLREDLAQDREITVFRPDGGALSLPEGASCVDAAYAQYGDDAHACMGARVNGRLATLSTVLRDGDTVQLLMGQDPASEPSSAWLEHAHTPAARIAIQRWLAAHPGHGAAEAADAGEPAAIARPGSADAPATGPSAARPAADVLVDRPGASVRLAGCCTPVPPDEIAGFAVRGGVVTVHRVGCAAVARMKSAGRPEVGVRWGDTTECRVTLLAESFVRPHLLADLTEAMAVEGAEIVSATVEPPDRQRVRHTYTVQLPDAAHLPALMRAMRNVAGVFDVSRAQPQPPGA
- a CDS encoding M1 family metallopeptidase — translated: MLHTPHTSTGRPPAGRGRAMVPRRYRATALLASAASLGLVAASAPAVPLGVGDRLFPHLGNPGYDVASYDLAFTYSGRNSEPLRAVTTIDARTTARLERINLDFAHGKVGSVEVDGRPAAFAGAGEDLVITPGKPLPKGARTRITVRHTSDPVSPKGRDGGWVRTADGLVMANQADAAHLVFPCNDHPFDKARFTIRVTAPDGHTAVANGLAAGVERANGSATWTYRTRHPMATELAQVSIGRSAVLRRTGPHGLPLRDVVPARYRAAAEPWAARTAGHISWMESKVGRYPFESYGLLMADAPLGFALETQTLSLFGAGLFTEPAYEQWYVESIMVHELAHQWFGDSVSPRTWSDLWLNEGHATWYEALYAEEKAGRSLRTRMKDAYAASDTWRAVGGPPAAPKVPAPGRKTGIFRQNVYEGGALVLYALRQEIGHPAFERLERAWVTRHRDGTASTADFVRLASEIAGRDLDGFLRAWLYGEKTPPMPGHPDWKAGTTDPAATAEPAAE